Genomic window (Zingiber officinale cultivar Zhangliang chromosome 2B, Zo_v1.1, whole genome shotgun sequence):
TGCTGGATTGGATAAATTATTGATCAACCTGGACAAGAAGTTTTACAACATGACCCACTCCTAAGTTTGGAAGAGTATTATTCCTTTGTCTATCAAGAGGTCATACGATCTACTACTTTAAATGAGGACATTGTGAAACCTTAAGCTTCCGCTATGATTTCTCATGGTCGACCTAGAAGAACGTCACAACATTAATCTAAGTGAAAAGGAGCACCAAATAATTCAagaaatttctgaagttgagctTAAGTCCCTCCAAAATAATACACTAAACCAACTAAAAGTCatccacaaggaaaagaaaattacCACGTCGTCTAACCGGAGATATTCTAAAACCTACATATGAATCTCAATTGTCAAGTAAAGTAAAATATAACCCTAATATATCCACACATTATTCGTCAAAAGAAAAGCAGATATTTGTTAAACTCAATTATTTATTGTATCTATATCCAATAATATGTAAGAAATCTTATCTAATCCAAGATGGGAAGTTGTCATGAATGAAGAGATGACCTCCTTATAGAAAAAGCAAATTTGGGAGCAGGATCCTCCGTAGGAAGAAAGAGCAATGATATGCATaagaaaaattctcaagaaaatgtTTAAAGATAGACACAAATTTATGATccaccattttattttttatgggCTCATCATTTTATATATCTATCTTTGAATATttccttgaattttttttctgTAAGCATATCATTTTCCAGGAAGAAAAATCAGTTGGATGTTGATGGATCTTTTTGTGTGCATACAATGCTATATATGAATGATTGAAAATTTTAAGGTGAGATTGGTGGCATAAAGAATACAACAAACCTTATGGAATTGACTATATAATGAAATGTTTGCCTCTGTAATCAAAATCTGTACAGCCTGAGTTTATTATCCTTATCTACAAATTTTGATTGGTCATTACAACAGTTTGTGAAGAACATATTCTTTCATAGCAAATTATTTGAAGAAGTCTACATGGATCTCCTACTAGGGTGCATGGTAATAGAACAACAAAGTTAGAAGGTGTGTAAGTTAAATAAATCACTATATGGTTACAATAGTCATTGAGACAAAAAAAGGTATGCCATTGATCTACCATATATAATTGGTATGTCGGCTTGCAAACCAATTAGGAGTGTCCGGTGTTATGTATTGAAACAAACCAGGTACTAGTACATAGGGGGAGATTTCAAAGATGTTTAAAGTTTGATTTACTTAGCTCATACAAGAACAAATCTCACCATTGCCCTAAGTATAGTTAGTCAGTGTATACATAATTGCGATGAGCAACATATGAATGCAGCCATTTGATTTTGAGATATTTAATCTCCAATATAAAAGGAATTTTGTTTGGTAAATACCCAAACAAGcaaagtataaaagtatatataGTCAGAGCACTTGATGATAGACGATCAACTTCAAGTTACCTTACCTTTATAGGTGGAAACTTAGTTACTTGGAGAAACAGGAAGCAAAATATTGTTGCATGATGTAGTGCAGAAGTTAAATAAAGAGGGATGGCCTTAGGCATATGTGAAAATATTGTGGTTGAAATTTCTCTTACGATAACTAAACTACTCTTCGGAGAAACCGATTCAATTGTACTGTGATATTAAAGAAACATGTGATATAACCCATAATCCAATTCAACATGATCATACAATGTAGGTCGAGATAGATAAGTTCATTATTCAAAAGAAACTAGATGAAAAGATTGTAAAATCATAAAAGATTCAATCGAAGATCAAGTAGCTAATATTCCAATCAGGTGTTCTTAACGATTTTAAATAATTTGGACATGTACCATATCAATGCACCAACTTACGGGAAGTCCTTTAATATTACTAAATAAAACTCACGAGTTTATCTCGCGTGCAGATCAATTAATTTCTGAGCCTTTAAGCTGGTCTCAAACAAGAAAGCAATCTACCATTAATTACGTGGTCTTTTCTCGTAATACACCAGATAAAACCATGTAATATCTGGCAAATAAAGGACCAAAATCCGATGCCAACATATAATACTGCAGCTAGTAATAAATAGTCTCAAGGTGTATTTAAAGAGAAGCCAGCACCATAATCACCAAGCAACCACAGTTATTTACAGACTTCGTACGTAATTATTATACCACTAAGCTCTTTCTCCAGAAATGAGATCCAACACAACTCGCTTAATGCTACCACCATTTTCTATCAGAAGCTTCTTGTTTTTCGCCCTATCAGTGAAACCCTGCAACAATCGAATGATGCTTTCAGTTATCATAGTAGAAACATAGTTCTAACAAGAGCAAAGAGTTAGCAGCAGACCATGTCCTCAAGTTCTTCGAGAAGTGGATACCATTCAGCATAGTCACAAAGTTCATCTATAGACTGCTCCAGGTCATACTTGTTTTTCCTGAGAACTTCCTTGTTCAACTCAATCTGCTTAAAGCCCATTTCTTCCAATTCCTCAAGCAATTTATCCTCAACAGTGTTGTCAACCGGCATGGAAGGCAGTGGCAGCGGTTGAGAACGGTCGTCCTCAGTTGCTATTAAATCAATGATAGGATCTGACAGGGGAACCACACCAGCTGTGGGGGATTCGTTAGTCTTGGGGTTAGCATCAAGTTTTGATGTTTCATCAGTAATCATTGGTTTCACTAGTTTGTCTGAACTATTGTCGAGTAAGGATTCAGGAGAAATGCTGTCACTTGGATCTGCATTAATATCGATAATTCCAGTCTGACCTTGAATACTGCTTTCGGGTGGTAAATTCAAATTCAGTCCACTACCAGAGCTCCATTGACTGGTACCTACCTGTTCAAGTAAAGAAAAAAGAACATATGAGGTTGATCACAGTGTGCTATAATTATAATCCGGTGTATTTATATCAGACCTGGATAAACACCCAAACTTCTGCCCCAAACTTGTGTCCAGAAGGTGTTGCCAATCTCCAATGTGACATACAGGGCCCAGGTGTTGCCGGTGAAACAAAATCAACAGCAATGTCAACTTCCTCCCCCATAGGAAGCCCATCAAATGAAATCTGCAAATAGAAAAGATTGCTTcagttaaaataattataaaagacttgtacgagtGATGAGAACAATTTAATGTAATACCTCCAATATAAACGAGTTTAGGTTAGCAAATTGATAGCCGCCAACCCAAACAAGTCGTGTACCATAAGGCCATCGAGTAACACCATTATTTCTCATCCGCCATATTTTTGTAAATGGGGTTGATGGAGGGATCAGGGTCCCATCTGACACAGTCACATCTTTAATAAAAAGACTCTCTAACTTTGCACTTGGCCCCCCAAAACCATGTAGGTGTGGAAGGTGTGGAGAAGATCGTTGTCTAGAATGCTGAAATGTGGAATTGGAAAAAGTTATTCATTATACTATGGAATCAAACCAAGGAAATTAGTTAGCTTCATACTGCACGGTAAGAATCCTTGATCATTTCATGAGAGAATCGATGAGATGTGTCAATCCGAGTATAATCAGCTTCATTGCCCATCTTAGAGAAACAAACGCTACATAAATCATAGTCATCCTTCCtacagagaaaaagaaagaaatgtcAAAAGATAGGTGCACAAAAACTATGAAACCAGCAATAAAATTATGAGGAAGGCAAGAAATACATACACATTAGATTTGAATCGTGGACCAACAATAGGGTACATTCCACAACCATCACATATAATTCCCCTGTGACGAGTATGGAGCAGATTATCAATAAATCCATCATCTCTTTGGTTTGGCTGTGGAATAAGCCTTGCACCATTCAAAAAGGGAAGGTCAGCTGTACTAGGCTGTTTTTTGTCACCCTCAAAATTAAAACCACTAAGTGTTCCTGCAGGAGCTGCACCACTTGGAAATTGTTCATTCTTGTGATCATCCATCATGGCAGTAGCAGCATTTGTCCCAGCTTGAGCAGATGGATTATAGTCTTCATTCTGTATCCCAGTCTGTGCAGGAGGCACAAAGAGAGGAGGCCCAGCTATGACAGATTTCCCATGATGACCAACATTACTAATTTGATTCCCAGACGCTTGCTCAAATACTGGTAAATTGGGACTATGAACAGATGCCTGAGTCTTGTCTATATCAACCTGACTTGCACAAACTAGATTCTCGCACAGCTGCTCTGAAACTGGATCAGATAATATTGTTGAGGTTGGAGCAGAAGTCTTTTGGATTTTTGATTCTTCATTGACGTTAAGATCCACTGGCTGAATTGTTACTTGATCAGGTACTTCTGATGGCTCACCAGTTGAACTGTTCAAAGACTGACTGACATTTGGTATACCTAATTTGGCGATGTGGTCTACTATATCAGCTACTACTGGTGAAGATGATGCAATCTTTGGAAGGAAATCAGTAGAAAACTTGGAAAATGAAGATCGAAGTGGTTCAGGGACAGGTTTTAGCACCTCATTAATAATTGAAATTATTTCAGGTGATTGGCTCTCTTCTTGTTCAGGGACAGCAGTTGCATAACTCGCATTCTCTTTCTTTAGGTTAGACACTGCACTAGTATTAGATTTCAAGCAGATATTGATTCTAAGAGGATTTAAGTGTTGATTAATAGCAGCATCATGTAACTCATCATCATCGTCAAGTGCTACCACGTCACCATCTTCATCAATATAGGTAAGGACGAGATCAGCTTCTGAACTGAGTTTGAACAGGCTAACAATCTTCTTTCTCAGTATAGTCATGTTGTGATCAATTGCCTCTCCATGGACATGAGCACTAAATCGCTTAAGTGTGTCACCATACTTCACCTGGAAATGCAAGTGGCTGTTCATTAAACaacagaaaataataataataataataaaaagaccAGAAGAGAACTTAGCCTTGCGAAGAGTAAAATAGGCAAAAACAAAAAATAGAaggttgtaaaaaaaataaaaaggaaaattttctttgCCCATTTGATTGAACACTGACCTGCAAAGAGGAAAACTAGTGCCAATAccacaaaagaaaaacaaataaatctTGTTGTGAAGTCAGTCAACTTTGTCAAAGATAAACTTTTTGGAGGTAAAAGCTAGGGATTGTGAATGAAAAAGATTGTGAACATAAAAAGAGCACTTGAGAAATAAACATGACAACAAAAACTATTGATAAAAGTATTCAAGTCATACAAAAACAAAAGCTGAAAATAAAGCGTGGATATGAATCATGTTGCCAATTTGATAAGGCCAGTGAAGAGAAAAAACTTTAACTTATAGTTGCAAGTAATGTCAAGAAATTACAGAATACCATGGCAAGATATACACCTAACTATTTTAGGTATGCCACATGAATTTTATGTAATCATCATTCAGCTAAACCATCTCATAATACTTAAACTGGATGTTGTAAATGAAATACATGTTTTAGAGTGAAGTTTGATTTAAATCCTCGAGCCTTACTTTGCTACTCTTCGTGCCTTGAAGGTCAAGAGTTGCCTTGTTTCTGATCTTAATAGGCCATCTATTTTCAGAAAGATTATCTTTTAATCGCTGATGGTTATGTTTCTTTGTGAAGTTTGATTTAAAGTATAAAGCATTAATTTGCTACTCTTAACGTCTTGAATTTCAAGTGTTACCTTGTTTGTTGGTCATAATAAGCCATCTATttctgaaaattaaatttttaatcacaTATGGTTATGGAGGTTATCTTTTTTTCAGACATCTTTATTTGTAAAGCTCAAgatagattttgaaattcccaAACCCTGTATAATGTTCAAGTATAAATGAAGCCATTTTAACACATTGACAGAATTGTGTGTCGGTCAAGTTACATAGTGGAAATTTTCTGTCTTGCAATTTTTAATCACATATGGTTATGGAGGTTATCTTTTTTTCAGACATCTTTATTTGTAAAGCTCAAgatagattttgaaattcccaAACCCTGTATAATGTTCAAGTATAAATGAAGCCATTTTAACACATTGACAGAATTGTGTGTCGGTCAAGTTACATAGTGGAAATTTTCTGTCTTGCAATTTATCCAATGATGGAAAATGTTTCCTAAGGAACTTTTCAAGATGTCAACCATCCTGAAATTGTGTTGCACTAAGCAAACTAGACTTCGAAGTTCTTATGAAGAATCCTACCATTTTAATCAAAAGCATTTCATATTCACAGTACATACTTAATCCATTAAACACATTGGCAAATTGCACTTATGGACCAATCACTCTCTCACAACTGCATCGTGTAATTCAATTTGTTCCTGCCCCGAGCATCAAATAAGAATGCCAAAAGGCGCACTTTGTCCAGACTATCTACACCAGCAATCACTGCCCACCCTCGCCAGACTGAGTCATTACAAGGTCACCAACTTCAATTGGTTTATTCTTATACCACAAacctacaacagggacctagcaCTGATGCCAAATCGTGACACAATATACTTAAAAACACCAAAATAGAATACATTTTTGACAAACATCCCATACTATCAGCCTCATAATTTGGACAATTGTGAACATTGGCTCCAAAGTAAGGAATTTCTCAACGGATCGTCTATATCTATGTTGCTTTCCACTAACTATGCTTAACTTCCAGGTTTTGTTGAAAGACATTTGTTGGCTCATGTACATACTTAATCCGTTAAGACATCACATGGCCAAATCTTACACACTTTCCACACTTCAACATGTGATTCAATTTAATCTTAATCCTAATATCGGAGAATCATTCCAAGAGTCATACCTTTTCCGAGTTATCTACCTGGATCACTCCTTGTTCTTGTCAAATCAGGTTGTTAAACTAAAGCCTTCGTATTTTTTTGAGTAAATAACACTATCTTAAACTAGGGCCTAGCGAATCTCAACATGTAAAAGTTAATTTCCAATTAGCTTTCTGAAAAGGTCAAAACCACAGATCTCGCTCATAGTATCTCAATGGAGAATACTACAATGAGCTATAGGTCACAGTTAATATGCCTGCTCAGGTAACACTAAAAAGGCAAACTAAATTAAGCTAAACACTTAATATTTTACAATGTTTGCATGAACATCTGCCAGGTTGTTATTCCTTCATATAAATAAAATACTTCACTTATCATATAAATAACAAGTTTaattatatgaaaaatataaaaacaaatactATGTCACCAAATCTCAAAACAAGATCGCTTTTTCGACATGAGAATGAGAATTGTTTACCTGATAACTTCTCGATCTAATGCAGCAACATGCAAGTCAAAGGTTGTCGTGATAAAGTTATCACACAACTCAAAGAAACATGTTATTTTAGTCTCAGACCAACATTAAAGTCAGCAAATACGCCATGCTACTATCAATTAGTAGAGGTTGGCTTATTTAATCCATCAAACTCAATGGGAGGTTATAACCAATAATATCAACATCACCAAAATCACTTATAGAATTACGTTAACTTTTATTTGTTACTATACTATTCGCCAGCTTCAAATCTAATCTTTTGAACCTGTGTAAAATAAAATCTACGGATTGAATTTGTTGAACACCTAATTGCTCCCATATAGTGCTCTCTATATTTTCTAGTAGCCGCATTCATTCTATTATTCTCATCTTTGGTCACACTTTTTTATATACTTTTTCCAAGCTGCAAACTATTCAATTCTTTTATCCCACAAAGTATGAAAAATCATATCacaaacttatatatatatatttttttccttttagcaTAAAGGGCACCGCATTCAAACAATGACTCCAAAAGTTTATCTCAACAACACTCAATTTTCAATATTAAATTCCTCACTAcctattaattttgattaaagtaAAACAATAAGCTATTATATTACAGCATTAAACTCCTTTGTTTAtgcatgaatatatatatatatatatatatatatatatatatatatatattgtaattAATACCCAATTACATATTTAATGTAAGCTCATGCCAGATTTATATTATTGATTCCTATATAACTTATTAATACAAAATATTAGAAATACTATTTTTAGTATTTAAGAAAAAATACTTAAGATtgttaatatataattataaaagatacTAAAAGACTATATAAAAATCCATTACAATAAAATAGCATTAAATGACATGgtcattattaaaattatttttcaaatatattaaaaGTATTATGTTAAGTCTAATCAGATTAAAAAAGTCTACATAATTGTTATTCTTAATAATCAGATTAGCAATATCGAATGATTAAGATAATAATTACTAATTATTAATGACAATAACATACTATTTATCTAATTATATTTGTTCTTATTAAAACACTATTGCATAGCTATACTCCTGAATAATTTATGTGCAGAACCACACATCATAATCATCCAATCTTGGCCTTTTTAACTTCCCAATTCACAAACACTAAGCAAACTTTGATGTGTCATCCAATGTTTCTCCCTCACGCTATGAAAGACCACAACTCCCTTGTTAGTAAAATAATCTCTACATCACCCTTGAATTCCCAATACTGTCTCTACCGTGCTTTTTCTCAGCCTGACTTCTTCTCTGATGTAACTTTTTGTATGTTTTATTGGTCATTTTTGTAAGTTGTACTGGTCTTTCTGAAATAATTCGCCCTTGCTTGTGCTGATTATGGAAATTTAGATCAGAACTAGCCAATCTTAATCAAAATTTGTTGATCCAGATTTGGATAAGAATATTTTCCAAACTGTGATTGGGTCTATCACATTTGCAACTTTTGAATGTCAATGAATTTAACTAATAATAACCAAAAGTCAAGAGTCAATTACACACGTGAGACTTCTATCAATCAACCAAGTAGCGGGGAGGTACCTACTCTTTTTCAATGGTTAGAGGGGTTCGAATccacattctttttttttttcacattagTGTACTTTTGATTGAATTCTTTTCTAAATATATGAATAGGCCTAGCTAGATATaactatataaaattttaataatttattttatataatattttataaaatcataataatttatattatatttaaggtttaattATAtgcaaattttataaaattccaaCAATTTATCATtaactaaattatatataaacttTATAAAATGTAATAGCTCATTATGCATTTTATGTATACAAAAATATAAGTTATCATGTATTCT
Coding sequences:
- the LOC122046862 gene encoding protein JOKA2-like, translated to MEPRASERDFVIKVKYGDTLKRFSAHVHGEAIDHNMTILRKKIVSLFKLSSEADLVLTYIDEDGDVVALDDDDELHDAAINQHLNPLRINICLKSNTSAVSNLKKENASYATAVPEQEESQSPEIISIINEVLKPVPEPLRSSFSKFSTDFLPKIASSSPVVADIVDHIAKLGIPNVSQSLNSSTGEPSEVPDQVTIQPVDLNVNEESKIQKTSAPTSTILSDPVSEQLCENLVCASQVDIDKTQASVHSPNLPVFEQASGNQISNVGHHGKSVIAGPPLFVPPAQTGIQNEDYNPSAQAGTNAATAMMDDHKNEQFPSGAAPAGTLSGFNFEGDKKQPSTADLPFLNGARLIPQPNQRDDGFIDNLLHTRHRGIICDGCGMYPIVGPRFKSNVKDDYDLCSVCFSKMGNEADYTRIDTSHRFSHEMIKDSYRAHSRQRSSPHLPHLHGFGGPSAKLESLFIKDVTVSDGTLIPPSTPFTKIWRMRNNGVTRWPYGTRLVWVGGYQFANLNSFILEISFDGLPMGEEVDIAVDFVSPATPGPCMSHWRLATPSGHKFGAEVWVFIQVGTSQWSSGSGLNLNLPPESSIQGQTGIIDINADPSDSISPESLLDNSSDKLVKPMITDETSKLDANPKTNESPTAGVVPLSDPIIDLIATEDDRSQPLPLPSMPVDNTVEDKLLEELEEMGFKQIELNKEVLRKNKYDLEQSIDELCDYAEWYPLLEELEDMGFTDRAKNKKLLIENGGSIKRVVLDLISGERA